A portion of the Candidatus Pristimantibacillus lignocellulolyticus genome contains these proteins:
- a CDS encoding DsbA family oxidoreductase yields MKIEIWSDYVCPFCYIGKRRLESALEQFAHHNEVVIEYKSFELNPQESFYSGKNMHQLLSEKHGMSIEQAKKAHAKLEQQAALIGLVYNIDQVKPTNTFDAHRLTQYAKSVGKDKELAEKLFYSYYTDAKLISDHDTLADIAESVGMNRDESMAVLHDSSKYANEVRSDEATAKRLGITGAPFFVIDRKFAISGAQPTEVFINALNQASQ; encoded by the coding sequence ATGAAAATCGAGATATGGTCGGATTATGTTTGTCCATTTTGTTATATTGGTAAACGACGTTTAGAGTCTGCACTGGAGCAATTCGCTCATCACAATGAAGTGGTTATTGAATATAAAAGCTTTGAACTTAATCCGCAAGAATCATTCTACTCAGGTAAAAATATGCATCAATTGCTCTCTGAGAAACATGGTATGAGTATCGAGCAAGCGAAAAAGGCACATGCTAAACTTGAACAACAAGCGGCATTGATTGGTCTCGTGTATAATATCGACCAGGTGAAGCCCACCAATACGTTTGATGCTCATCGTTTAACCCAATATGCCAAATCTGTTGGTAAAGATAAGGAATTAGCAGAGAAGCTGTTCTATTCTTATTACACGGACGCCAAGCTAATTAGCGATCATGATACATTAGCAGATATTGCAGAATCAGTTGGAATGAATAGGGACGAGTCAATGGCAGTTCTCCATGATTCATCCAAATATGCTAACGAAGTGCGTTCAGATGAAGCCACAGCAAAGCGATTAGGGATAACGGGAGCACCTTTCTTTGTCATTGATAGAAAATTCGCGATATCCGGGGCACAACCAACAGAGGTATTTATAAATGCTCTTAACCAAGCATCTCAATAA
- a CDS encoding RNA-binding transcriptional accessory protein, producing METNTHQMISEIAKQLNIPQSKVKSAVSLLDEGNTIPFIARYRKEMTGELDENQLRDIEEKLQYMRNLESRKLEVLRLIEEQGKLTEELAVAINKSVKLQEVEDLYRPYRQKRKTRASVAKEKGLEPLAEWLLAQNSHTAPLVEAARYIDAEKGVESADDALAGAKDIIAEQLADDAKIRTWVRTFTFSNGILKTIAKDAEAESVYEMYYNYQEPISKLPSHRILAINRGEREEILKVSFELDNEKIEQYMHRQTVKRDAPSSSGIIQVLQEVIVDAYKRLLAPSIEREVRTELTEKAEVHAIDIFSENLRNLLLQPPVRGKRVLGVDPAFRTGCKLAVIDDIGKMLEVGVCYPTAPHHKTAEAEKQISKLIDTYDIELIVIGNGTASRETEQFIATLIKNHSKAAQLKYIIVNEAGASVYSASKLAAEEFPELDVAERSAVSIARRLQDPLAELVKIEPKAIGVGQYQHDVSQKKLDETLTGVVESAVNHVGVDVNTASASLLSYVAGINGTIAKNIVKYRDENGRFVKRAQLQKVPRLGAKSFEQCVGFLRIAEGEQLLDNTPIHPESYHVVKALLKELGMKERDVGSEQLVSELKALNVEETAAKLEVGVPTLNDIVDSLLRPGRDPREELPAPIFHTDVLNIEDLTKDMELHGTVRNVIDFGAFVDIGLKNDGLVHISQLSDRFVKHPMDVVSVGDTVTVWVLEVDMKRNRVGLTMKKPR from the coding sequence ATGGAGACCAATACCCACCAAATGATCAGCGAGATTGCTAAACAATTAAATATCCCGCAAAGTAAAGTGAAGTCAGCTGTAAGTTTGCTTGACGAAGGAAATACGATTCCATTTATCGCGCGTTATCGTAAAGAGATGACAGGTGAGCTGGATGAGAATCAACTGCGTGATATTGAAGAGAAATTGCAATATATGCGTAATCTTGAGTCTCGTAAACTAGAAGTTCTTAGACTGATTGAAGAACAAGGGAAACTGACTGAAGAACTTGCAGTTGCAATTAATAAGAGTGTGAAATTGCAAGAAGTTGAAGACTTATATCGTCCTTACCGCCAGAAACGTAAGACGAGAGCAAGTGTGGCCAAAGAGAAAGGGCTTGAACCGCTCGCTGAGTGGTTGTTAGCTCAGAATAGCCATACAGCGCCTTTAGTTGAAGCGGCTCGTTATATCGACGCTGAGAAGGGCGTGGAGAGCGCAGATGATGCATTGGCAGGTGCCAAAGACATTATAGCTGAACAATTAGCAGATGATGCAAAGATTCGTACATGGGTGCGTACGTTCACATTTAGCAATGGTATATTGAAAACGATAGCGAAAGACGCAGAGGCGGAATCCGTATACGAGATGTATTACAACTATCAAGAACCTATTAGTAAGCTACCTTCACATCGTATTTTGGCGATTAATCGTGGGGAACGGGAAGAGATCTTGAAAGTTAGTTTTGAATTAGATAACGAGAAAATTGAACAATATATGCATAGACAGACTGTGAAGCGGGATGCTCCTTCAAGTTCAGGAATTATTCAAGTGCTTCAAGAGGTAATTGTAGATGCGTACAAGCGACTATTAGCTCCATCTATTGAACGAGAAGTAAGAACGGAGCTGACTGAAAAAGCAGAGGTTCATGCGATCGATATATTCTCGGAAAATCTTCGTAATCTGTTATTACAACCTCCTGTTCGTGGCAAACGAGTACTAGGGGTCGATCCTGCCTTCCGTACAGGCTGTAAGCTTGCTGTTATTGATGATATTGGGAAAATGTTAGAGGTTGGCGTGTGCTACCCTACAGCACCGCATCATAAAACGGCTGAAGCTGAAAAGCAAATAAGCAAATTAATTGATACGTACGATATTGAACTGATTGTCATTGGTAATGGTACAGCTTCACGTGAGACGGAGCAATTTATCGCAACATTGATTAAAAATCATTCAAAAGCAGCACAACTCAAATATATTATCGTGAATGAAGCGGGAGCAAGTGTGTACTCAGCTTCCAAATTAGCAGCTGAAGAGTTCCCAGAACTTGATGTTGCGGAACGCAGTGCAGTGTCAATTGCTAGACGTCTCCAAGATCCATTAGCTGAGTTAGTAAAGATAGAGCCGAAAGCTATTGGTGTTGGACAGTATCAACATGATGTTAGTCAGAAAAAGTTGGATGAAACGCTAACTGGCGTTGTAGAATCAGCAGTTAACCATGTTGGTGTAGATGTTAATACTGCATCTGCTTCACTTCTTTCCTATGTTGCAGGTATTAATGGCACTATTGCTAAAAATATTGTGAAGTATCGTGATGAAAATGGACGCTTTGTTAAGCGTGCTCAATTGCAAAAAGTTCCACGCTTGGGTGCAAAATCATTCGAGCAATGTGTCGGTTTCTTACGCATAGCTGAAGGTGAGCAACTGCTAGATAATACTCCGATTCACCCAGAATCTTATCATGTAGTGAAGGCACTATTGAAAGAACTGGGAATGAAGGAGCGAGATGTAGGTAGTGAACAATTGGTATCTGAACTTAAAGCGCTGAATGTAGAAGAGACAGCTGCTAAGTTAGAAGTTGGTGTTCCGACTTTGAACGATATAGTTGATAGTTTATTGCGACCAGGTCGTGATCCGCGTGAGGAATTGCCAGCTCCAATCTTCCATACAGATGTGTTGAACATTGAAGATTTGACGAAAGATATGGAATTACATGGTACTGTACGTAACGTTATAGACTTTGGAGCATTTGTCGATATTGGCTTGAAAAATGATGGGCTTGTCCATATCTCTCAACTTAGTGATCGCTTTGTAAAACATCCGATGGATGTGGTTTCAGTAGGAGATACCGTTACGGTATGGGTGCTGGAAGTAGATATGAAGAGGAATCGTGTAGGATTAACAATGAAAAAACCTCGCTAA
- a CDS encoding NAD(P)H-binding protein — protein MNITIFGASGAIGQLVTQLALENGDFVTAYIRNPKKYSLKHPNLTLVQGELSNTSTIERAVAEADVVISTLGPASDMSRKLKGTPIADGHELIVRAMRKLDKKRLITLATPALQSDDDKKNISTILPGILAKVFLPNGHAEMKKMEGIIKQSNLDWTVVRIINPNVKHKGQSYDYSFGDKSAKLSVSRENVAKFMYSAARDNQLILKMPIIYNE, from the coding sequence GTGAATATCACTATTTTTGGTGCAAGTGGTGCAATTGGACAACTTGTAACACAATTAGCTTTAGAAAACGGAGATTTCGTAACGGCATATATTAGAAACCCAAAAAAATATAGCCTCAAACATCCCAATTTGACCCTTGTACAAGGGGAACTTTCAAATACTTCAACCATCGAGAGGGCAGTCGCTGAAGCGGATGTCGTAATCAGCACACTGGGACCAGCATCTGACATGTCACGAAAGCTTAAAGGCACGCCGATTGCCGATGGACACGAACTGATTGTTAGAGCGATGAGAAAGCTTGACAAAAAGAGGTTAATTACACTTGCGACGCCAGCGTTGCAATCGGATGACGATAAGAAAAACATTTCAACGATACTTCCAGGTATATTAGCCAAAGTGTTCCTTCCAAACGGTCATGCAGAAATGAAGAAAATGGAAGGAATTATTAAACAATCGAACCTTGATTGGACAGTCGTTCGAATTATTAACCCAAATGTTAAACACAAAGGGCAATCTTATGACTATTCATTCGGAGATAAATCGGCTAAATTATCTGTTTCTAGAGAAAATGTTGCTAAATTCATGTACTCTGCCGCTCGTGACAACCAATTGATTTTAAAAATGCCTATTATTTACAACGAATAA
- a CDS encoding SprT family protein, whose protein sequence is MDDKQLQQWVEQVSLQYFGRPFLHVASFNGRLKATGGRYFTNSHHIEISPHQLEAFGQEETEKIIKHELCHYHLHILKRGYKHRDADFKQLLAQVGGSRFCNTLPERSVRTGAAYKYMLLCTECEQKYYRKRRMDVNKYRCGKCGGKLLIKVLDKI, encoded by the coding sequence ATGGATGATAAGCAATTGCAACAATGGGTGGAGCAAGTGTCGCTACAATATTTTGGAAGACCTTTCCTGCATGTTGCCTCGTTCAATGGTCGCTTGAAGGCGACAGGAGGACGCTACTTCACGAATAGTCATCATATAGAGATTAGTCCTCATCAATTAGAGGCATTTGGGCAAGAAGAAACTGAGAAGATAATTAAGCATGAACTATGTCACTATCATCTTCATATTTTGAAGCGGGGATATAAACATCGTGATGCGGACTTCAAGCAACTGCTTGCACAAGTTGGGGGATCACGATTTTGTAATACATTGCCTGAACGGAGTGTGCGAACGGGAGCAGCTTATAAATATATGTTACTATGCACAGAGTGTGAGCAGAAATATTATCGTAAAAGACGGATGGATGTGAACAAATATCGTTGTGGAAAATGCGGTGGAAAATTATTAATAAAGGTGCTTGACAAGATATAA
- the cmpA gene encoding cortex morphogenetic protein CmpA has product MPHWLRNQLMKAFLTRDSRQIRLLNDCWYFYRTHNFHVNSEVDSN; this is encoded by the coding sequence ATGCCTCATTGGCTTCGTAATCAATTGATGAAAGCCTTCTTGACTCGTGATAGTCGGCAAATTCGTCTACTTAATGATTGTTGGTATTTCTATCGCACCCATAACTTTCATGTAAACTCGGAAGTTGATTCTAACTAG
- a CDS encoding MBL fold metallo-hydrolase — translation MTTPTFQIKSFSLGPLQTNCYLLTVQDEATGEKSGIIIDPGMNPKRLIENIQGVHIEAILLTHAHFDHMGGVDEVRKLANCPVYIHDLEADWLTDPRKNGSMRWQDVTEPLSTDPAEFALDEGQVLELIGHSFKVLHTPGHSPGSVSFLCGEHIFSGDVLFRSSVGRTDLPGGKEVDLYNSIQNKLYKLDDATIVYSGHGPKTTIGYEKANNPYVK, via the coding sequence ATGACTACACCAACATTTCAAATTAAAAGCTTTTCATTAGGTCCACTTCAAACGAATTGCTATTTACTAACGGTGCAAGATGAAGCTACTGGAGAAAAGAGCGGAATTATTATTGATCCTGGTATGAATCCGAAGCGATTAATCGAGAATATTCAAGGTGTTCATATCGAAGCTATCTTGTTAACTCATGCTCATTTTGATCATATGGGCGGTGTTGATGAAGTTCGTAAGCTTGCTAACTGTCCAGTATACATTCATGATCTTGAAGCTGACTGGTTAACTGATCCTCGTAAAAATGGTTCGATGCGTTGGCAAGACGTAACAGAGCCGCTATCGACTGATCCAGCAGAATTTGCACTAGACGAAGGTCAAGTATTGGAATTAATCGGGCATTCATTCAAAGTACTTCATACACCAGGTCATTCACCGGGTAGTGTTAGCTTCTTATGTGGCGAACATATTTTCTCAGGAGATGTTTTGTTCCGCTCATCTGTTGGTCGTACTGATCTTCCAGGTGGTAAAGAAGTTGATCTATATAACTCAATTCAAAATAAATTGTACAAGCTTGACGATGCAACGATCGTTTATTCAGGACATGGTCCCAAAACTACGATCGGTTACGAGAAAGCTAACAATCCATACGTAAAATAA
- a CDS encoding thioredoxin family protein, producing the protein MSKNVASKIGNGISPEQFIAGMTKNKEQFISWKEQFQWPSEDDKAFYESLNNRDDLRCLIVMADWCGDAVRNIPVVFNVLENSGIPIDVLIMEDHLDTIDQFLTYGGRSIPIVIIADTGGAVLGQWGPRPKHVQEVMAQFKATNPDREAADYADRMAVVRADIMAQYGEGTGYQAHIVTELREVLESV; encoded by the coding sequence ATGAGCAAAAATGTAGCTAGTAAGATTGGCAATGGTATTAGCCCAGAACAATTTATTGCAGGGATGACGAAAAATAAAGAGCAATTTATTTCATGGAAAGAACAATTCCAATGGCCTTCTGAGGACGATAAAGCATTTTATGAATCCTTGAATAACAGAGACGATCTTCGTTGCTTAATCGTAATGGCAGATTGGTGTGGCGATGCTGTTCGCAATATTCCAGTTGTGTTCAATGTACTTGAAAATAGTGGGATTCCAATTGATGTCCTAATTATGGAAGACCATCTTGATACGATTGATCAATTTCTAACATACGGTGGTCGCTCTATTCCGATCGTTATTATTGCTGATACTGGTGGAGCTGTGCTAGGACAATGGGGTCCACGTCCGAAACATGTGCAAGAAGTTATGGCACAATTCAAAGCGACTAATCCTGACCGTGAAGCTGCTGATTATGCAGATCGTATGGCAGTAGTGCGCGCAGATATTATGGCACAATATGGCGAAGGTACTGGTTACCAAGCTCATATCGTTACTGAATTACGTGAAGTATTGGAGAGCGTCTAA
- a CDS encoding hydrolase/acyltransferase: MATMRYVLMQQESKLTFIEMPATHAYQLSALNLRLRKEIDKLTAEEVPNLPYAVAECDAVELHTDIVHIQSGLDYINDLEADFAGVKEKSYPLISLLTEIRALQAQLEQWYEELEEQE, from the coding sequence ATGGCTACTATGCGCTACGTATTAATGCAACAAGAATCTAAGCTAACATTCATAGAAATGCCCGCAACTCACGCTTATCAGTTAAGCGCATTGAATTTGCGCCTTCGTAAAGAAATCGACAAGTTAACTGCAGAAGAAGTTCCAAACTTACCATATGCAGTGGCTGAATGTGATGCAGTAGAATTACATACTGATATCGTTCATATTCAATCAGGTCTTGATTATATTAATGATCTAGAAGCAGATTTTGCAGGTGTCAAAGAAAAATCTTACCCACTAATTTCTTTACTAACTGAGATTCGTGCACTTCAGGCTCAACTTGAACAATGGTATGAAGAGTTAGAAGAACAGGAATAG
- a CDS encoding TetR/AcrR family transcriptional regulator translates to MKKKTDLRIIRSKHSIKKAFIELLTEKGYEGITIQDIADKAMINRNTFYLHYQNKPDLLNASMDELLEELNSTLNLCSSSKSPVSGSKLEQLMQTILEKIQDNIPFYKALLLDENRIYGFQSKMEEIIKNTVEDGLDNAPLKISKELLLQYIASTFMGIVIWWVKNDFSYTPKELASQFGKILTHGHLKAAGISIDD, encoded by the coding sequence ATGAAGAAAAAAACCGATTTGCGTATCATTCGCTCCAAACATTCGATAAAAAAAGCGTTTATAGAGCTTCTTACTGAAAAGGGATACGAAGGGATTACGATCCAAGATATTGCCGATAAGGCGATGATTAACCGGAATACATTTTACCTTCATTATCAGAACAAGCCCGATTTGTTAAATGCGTCTATGGATGAATTATTAGAAGAACTAAATAGTACACTCAATCTTTGTTCGAGCAGTAAATCTCCAGTTAGTGGCTCTAAGCTTGAGCAATTAATGCAAACCATACTGGAAAAAATTCAGGACAATATTCCCTTTTACAAAGCATTGTTACTTGATGAGAATAGAATTTATGGTTTTCAATCAAAAATGGAGGAAATAATAAAAAATACAGTGGAAGATGGCTTGGATAATGCTCCCCTGAAGATTTCAAAGGAATTATTACTCCAATATATCGCATCTACTTTTATGGGTATTGTAATATGGTGGGTTAAAAATGATTTTTCTTATACTCCCAAGGAACTCGCTTCTCAATTCGGAAAAATTCTAACTCATGGACACTTAAAAGCCGCAGGTATTTCAATTGATGATTAA
- a CDS encoding SDR family oxidoreductase: MKTIAIVGAGEGLGMSIAKKFGQNGFRVALIARNEEKLNQLVSGLEQLGIEAASFQADILNKEQIEMAFTAIKEKYGFIDVLEYSPTPSINTVAPALDVTEENALYQFQFNVLGALSSVGQVLPEMLDKQSGALLFTTGGASVHPVPRMGNVGIAISGLRNYIFNLNSELADKGIYAGHLSIGIWMQPNSGVQDKIADIWYDMYSKRDRVEEFITEDKI, from the coding sequence ATGAAAACTATAGCGATCGTTGGAGCAGGAGAAGGATTAGGAATGTCCATTGCAAAGAAATTCGGACAAAATGGCTTTCGCGTAGCTCTTATTGCCCGAAATGAAGAAAAGCTGAACCAGCTGGTTAGTGGATTAGAACAATTGGGAATCGAAGCTGCTTCATTTCAAGCAGACATATTAAATAAAGAACAAATTGAGATGGCATTTACCGCTATTAAAGAGAAATACGGATTTATTGATGTTCTTGAATACAGTCCAACGCCGAGCATCAATACAGTAGCACCAGCATTAGATGTAACCGAAGAAAATGCCTTATACCAATTTCAATTCAATGTTTTAGGTGCTCTATCGAGTGTCGGGCAAGTGCTGCCGGAAATGTTGGATAAGCAAAGCGGTGCCCTGTTATTTACAACTGGAGGTGCATCAGTCCACCCAGTTCCAAGGATGGGTAATGTCGGAATTGCAATTTCAGGACTTCGTAATTATATCTTTAATTTGAACAGCGAATTAGCGGATAAAGGGATTTATGCAGGTCATCTATCGATTGGAATTTGGATGCAACCTAATTCAGGAGTTCAGGATAAAATCGCTGATATTTGGTACGACATGTATTCCAAGAGAGATCGCGTTGAAGAGTTTATAACAGAAGACAAAATATAA